The genomic DNA GGTAATAGACCAACAACTCATCTAAACTCAAAAGGATGGGAAAATGTCGTTGCTCTTTTTCaagcaaaaacacaaaaaaattatggaaaaccTCAATTGAAAAACAAGTGGGATACATTAAAAAAGGAATGGAGGTTATGGAGGGAGTTGCTCAAGGAATCTACAGGTATTGGATGGTGTCCATCTAAAAAGACGGTCGATGCTACCAAAGAATGGTGGGCTGAAAAAATACAGGTTAGTGTtaactttatcattattttaatgcataaAGTTTAGTGaaattaataatttacaaatataaatatctgaGTATAACATTTAAACTTTTATGTAGGAAAATCCTAATTTTAAAGGATTTAAGAAGAAAGGAATTGAACCACGATTGAATGATTTAATGTGGCAAATGTTTGGTGGCATTGTAGCCACTGGAGAGAATGCATGGGCACCTTCGTCTGGTGTTCTTCCAAGTGGGGTTCCTATGGGAGATGATACACCTAATGAGGGATTTGGTGATTCAAATGAAAATAGTAATGAGAATGAAAGCATCCTTCCTAATGCGGTACCATCAAACCCTCATCGTGAAACTCCTAATCGAAGAAAGGAAATACTTGGGGTTGTACACGGTAAAGAAAAAAATCAAGTTCAAGTAGAAAATCATCAAGAGATTCATTGGCTACTCATATTGAGAAATTGTGTGAGAGTATGGCTAGTCCAAGGAAGTCAGTGAATGAAATTGTTTTTCCTCACTCTGAATATACTATTTCAAATGCAATGGATGCTTTGCGTGATTTGGGAGATGAAATTCCAAAAAAAGATGAACTATACTATTTTGCCATCAAAATGTTCCAAATACCGGTGAAACGAGAAGTGTTTTTGAACTTAGATCCAGATGTTAGGGTTTGGTGGCTTCGACATGAGTATGCTGAACAAAATCCAATTGCATCATTTTCATCCTTGGTAGCAACATCCTCCTTTCCCTTCCAACCATACCATCCATCACCTCCACCATAAGCTCCTTAGAATTATTATTGTAATATAACTATGCTACTTTTTTATATGTAAAACTAATGTATGATCTACTTTTTCATATGCAAAACTAATGTATGATCTACTTTTTTATATGTGAACCTAATGTATGATATACTTTTTTATATGCAAAACTAATGTATGATCTACTTTTTTATAGGTAAACCTAATGtatgatattttttatgtttggtatttttagctatgcttttattcaattttttatgttgTATAGAATGTCAcaagttattaatttattttcatttgattACTTTTTCAAGTTATGGATGAATTTAACAATATGTATAATAGTTTCTATATGAATTATGATACCCTTGAATTAAGTGAAGAAGCTCAACGAAGAATAGCCACAATTGTTACACAAGTTGAGCACAACAATTATCATGAAGAGGAAGAACAAGTGTTAAGCAGTATATTGCTACACCAtgaaacttatttcactaagcaaCCGTGTATGGATTCAAATTATACAGGTCAAATGTGGGTGGACGAAATATTAAATGGGTATGATGATCGTTGCATGAATAGTTTTAGGATGCCAAAAAATATATTTCACAGCTTGTTGCATGATTTGCAAACCAATTATGGCTTAAAGCATGGGAATGTATCTACGATGGAGAAGTTAGCATTATCATTGTATATTCTTGGAAATAGAGAATCAAATTCAAATGCAGCAGAGCGATTTCAACGATCTGGGGAAAGTGTTAGTTGAATTTTTACTGATATGTTACATATATTTGCTCGAATGGGAATAGACACGATTAAACCCACTGAAGGTCAATTCGAGGAAGTACCGAACCATATTCGACATGATACAAGATATTGGCCTCACTTTAAGGTAAAATTTAcacaatctttatatttttaaaatataaattatttctaacTTTTATCTCATTACTTGTATTTATTTTAAAGGATTGTATAGGGGCCATAGATGGAACACACATAAAAGCATGCATTTCGCATTCTTGTCAAATACCTTATATCAAACAGAAAGGTGAACCAACTCAAAATATTATGGCAGTTTGTGACTTCAATATGTGCTTTATTTTTGCATTTCCTAGTTGGGAAGGAACAGCACATGACAGTAGAATTTTTTTGCAAGCACTTAGAAAACAAGAGTTAAAGTTTCCACACCCTCCACTAGGttgaactttaatttttttaattaatctttACATAAAAaccaatattaaaatttttaatatttttttaaacttgatattatgttttactttTTTGTAGGAAAATATTATCTTGTCGATTCAGGATATCCACAAATGGCAGATTTTCTAGGTCTATATAGGGGGAACGATATCATTTACCTGACTTTCATTGAGGTAATCATCGAGCATCtggaaaaaaagaaatttttaatCATGCCCATTCTTCGTTACGCTCTGTGATTGAACGAACATTTGGAGTGTGGAAAAAAAAATGGCCAATATTAAGAGATATTCCAAGCTATTCATTCGACAAGCAAGTTTTAATAGTTATtgcaacaatggttttgcataatTATATTCGAAGACATGCTTGGTCAAATGATGAGGATTTTCGACAATTTGAGAATATACCCGACATGCCAATCTCTTTAGGCCATTTTGATAGAGGTGAATCGAGTTCTTCTAACAGTGAAAGTGACCTTGAAATTGCAATGTTAAGGGAAACCATTGCAAATAGTTTAATGAATcaatatttgtaaaaataattttgtatCATAACCTAATTTCTAGTAATAATGAAACTTGTTATGTCTTatgttactatatatatatatatatatatatatatatttattaaaaatcattCGTTTAGATACTTCAAAATTTGATCCAAGTATAATGTTACTATTTgcgaaaataatatttatcattgttataaaagaatatttaactataaaaaattaaaaattattatcattttatctaataaataatttaaattgattatataattcattaaaatatttataataaaatattggaagataaattttaatattttattaaatgaatttataaatttacatattttaataattttatataagtaaaataatttaaaaacttctattatatatcaattctaatatgatgtccttaatagtcattttttattttcaccTCACCGCTACAGCTGCGTTTGAATCCAAACACACACTCCACCGTTGTTTCTAATCTCACCGCTACAGTATCCAATCTCACTGCTACAGTAACTAATCTCACTGCCACTTCTGTTTTTAACCTTACCGGAGGTAAACACACCACTCATCCAAATTAAGCCTTAACCTCCCTGAAGTTTCAGTCCAATTTGAGTTAATTTAAACCTTATTAGTCTTAGTTTTGCTTTAATTTTACCTAATCTATTTTCGGCCCATTTGAACCGTTTTTATTATGCCCAATTATGTTATTTTCCTGGTAAAATTTGTCCAATGCCCATTCCTTACTAGGCTGGCCGAATTCCCCTTGTTATTTCCATAGTCTTATTTCATGATTAAGTTATTTATTTACCTATTACTTATTGTTCAAGTAATCCTAGTGTAATTAGGAGTTCATTTTTACCCTAATTTTGCCTACATAAGGCAAGCCATGCCCCTCTCATGTAGTTCACCACAAGCATCTTTTTTATGAAATATGCATCTTTTTGAGTTTCTTTATCTTTCTTTGCAAGATATTTCTCTTGTGATTTTTACAAGTGTTTTCATTATGTTTTTCTTCAAAAAGCCACGGAAAGCATTCTACaccttttaatatattaggttgTCATTCTAGGAGGTTTAATAGAATTGTGTGACTTAAATTCCTGTTCAAGAAATAATACAATAATAAGGCTGAGGGCCAAAATACACTTTCTCTATTTGACTTTAATTAGAATAAAGTTTTTCAACCTTTAGATAATAGTTGAAACTCCTATTGTATCATTCagtttttcaacattagtgaatttctccTCTGCTTGTgtttcattttttctttcttctttgcaATCATTTTATATTGCCATTATCGACTATTAATTTTAACAAGGTTGTTTAGAACTATTCTTCAAAGGGTTTCATAGGGCATCGACTTTTAATTACCTTCCATCAAGTCTTTTTTCATCTCTCCCAAATCTTTATATATCTTTATTAtattctttcgaatctttttttaaTAATCTTTCATCTTgtttaattttaagttttaagGTCTAAGGTTTTCTCTTCTAGAAACATGTTTTGATACTCAAAAAAAACCTTTCAACCCATTTGATATTTATTCTTTGTTGGTGAATTCCTTCTTTTGGTGGTTCTTTTTGCTACCCATTCTATCTAACTCTTGGTTTCCTTGTTACGTTTCAAGTTGCTTATTCATCAAGCTAGGGTTTTCCCTCTTCAATTTGGTTCTTGGTGCTTCTAACAACTTGAATCTCAATCCCATCCATTGTGACTTAACATAGCCATTGGTTTGATGGCCTTAAAATATCAGTTGTCATAATTAAAgtattattgaattgaaacaaATATAAAGTCATATAAAACAAACtgatatttttataaattcatttaatttaatattttattagatCAAATAACCCACTTCTACCTTTGAATAAAAAATTAGTAACATAAACCCTATTTACAGAGTTTAAAATAATATCTCTGTACATACATATCTTACGACTTCATTAGTTATATGATTTTAGCCATAGCTATTATGTTGCAGGCGCCAATTACATTTCCTTTCTATGTCATTTTCTTCTCCAACTAAACTAGACAACTGTAACATCAAAGACTTTGGTGTCGTTtcataaattattcaaaaaaattaaattctttcaaaattaatttaattctttttatatatgtttgataatctaaaattaaaacagttttatagattcttttataaaaagtaaaaaaaaaataggtAGATAAGAACTACTTATCACTCTAGGAgaatattttgattaatttaatttaatttaatattatattatcttaaaaaattttaaaattttagaataaggtgaaatttttaaaattaaagataaaaataaaaaattaatttttataatttaaattttatatttattaaataatttaattatatttaataattaaatttaataatttatcaaataaattttatagcttaaattaatatttaaatttttaatacttaatttttcaACGCTTATCTTTTTCTTCAATTTATCAAACAACTTGATTAATACATTACTTTTATTACTTTTcaaattatgagttttatatctaaaataaattaattcgtgaaatgataaaaaaattacattcatATTCTTAATTGATTTTtcatttatgttttaaaatttattttatcatcCCTGTTTAAAGTTTACAATGGCCTCTTTCAACAATATCATATTCATGCATCCtcttacttaaaaaaaaaaaaaaaaaaaaaactgctcTACTCTaatctcaaaaataaaaatatgtgttATTTTCTCTCTCTTTAGGCCCAAAAGGAAGCGTTAAAAGAGTTTGTGTTTTAATTTGGGCTTGGCTGTGCTGAGCTGAGCTTCAAAATAAAATATGCCACAGATTTGTTGTGATGAAGTGTGTGTGAAGAAACAGAGCAAccaaagaggaaaaaagaaacaaGAAAAATGGAAAAAGGAGGAGAAGAGAGTTGGAGTGAGGAAGTAGAGGATCTGGTGGCTGCTGGAGACACGCAAGGCGCTATTTCCTTCCTCGAAAATCTCATTTCCCAACTCCAGGCGGCGTCCTCCTCCGACGACCTCCGATTAGCATCTGCTTTCTCTGACTTAGCTTCTCTCTATTCCTCCATCGGTTTCTCCCTCAAATCCGATCAACTTCTTTCACGCGCTTCTCTTCTCAAGCATCATGCTCACTCTTCAAGGTACTCTCTTTCTTTTCATTTATTGTTAATGTAAATAGAAATAAtttcaatgctaaaattttcttGACTTTTTCTTTTTCCAACTTCAGTATAGGGCTGAAAAACAAGGACTTGAAGGGGGATTCCTTAACTTCATCTGATGTTTCTTTGGCTGAAAATGACAATCCTTTGACTCATGGTACAACTCAATATACTT from Gossypium arboreum isolate Shixiya-1 chromosome 9, ASM2569848v2, whole genome shotgun sequence includes the following:
- the LOC108458666 gene encoding L10-interacting MYB domain-containing protein-like — protein: MVKTRKFVEGDSTLATTAVWDDELTLIFCELCMNEVNAGNRPTTHLNSKGWENVVALFQAKTQKNYGKPQLKNKWDTLKKEWRLWRELLKESTGIGWCPSKKTVDATKEWWAEKIQENPNFKGFKKKGIEPRLNDLMWQMFGGIVATGENAWAPSSGVLPSGVPMGDDTPNEGFGDSNENSNENESILPNAVPSNPHRETPNRRKEILGVVHGKEKNQVQVENHQEIHWLLILRNCVRVWLVQGSQ